A section of the Pan paniscus chromosome 7, NHGRI_mPanPan1-v2.0_pri, whole genome shotgun sequence genome encodes:
- the LY6E gene encoding lymphocyte antigen 6E, protein MKIFLPVLLAALLGVERASSLMCFSCLNQKSNLYCLKPTICSDQDNYCVTVSASAGIGNLVTFGHSLSKTCSPACPIPEGVNVGVASMGISCCQSFLCNFSAADGGLRASVTLLGAGLLLSLLPALLRFGP, encoded by the exons ATGAAGATCTTCTTGCCAGTGCTGCTGGCTGCCCTTCTGGGTGTGGAGCGAG CCAGCTCGCTGATGTGCTTCTCCTGCTTGAACCAGAAGAGCAATCTGTACTGCCTGAAGCCGACCATCTGCTCCGACCAGGACAACTACTGCGTGACCGTGTCTGCTAGTGCTGGCATTG GGAATCTCGTGACATTTGGCCACAGCCTGAGCAAGACCTGTTCCCCGGCCTGCCCCATCCCAGAAGGCGTCAATGTTGGTGTGGCTTCCATGGGCATCAGCTGCTGCCAGAGCTTTCTGTGCAATTTCAGTGCGGCCGATGGCGGGCTGCGGGCAAGCGTCACCCTGCTGGGTGCCGGGCTGCTGCTGAGCCTGCTGCCGGCCCTGCTACGGTTCGGCCCCTGA